The Pimelobacter simplex genomic sequence TCGTCGACTGCGCCGATCCGGCGGTGCTGGCGGCGTGGTGGGCCGAGCTGCTCGGCGGGGTGCACCGCGACGACGAGCAGGGCCGCTGGTCCTGGGTGGAGCAGGTGCCGGGGGCGCCGTTCGCGGACCTGGTGTTCGTCCCGGTGCCGGAGCCCAAGACGGTCAAGAACCGGGTTCACCTCGACCTCACCGCCCCGGACGTCGACGCGGTGGTCGAGCACGGCGCCCAGGTGCTGCGCCCGCCCGAGGAGGACGCCCGGTGGACGGTCCTGGCCGACCCGGCGGGCAACGAGTTCTGCGTGTTCGGCCCGACCTGACGAGAGGACGACGATGAACGTGACCGTGATCGGCGCCGGCCTGGCCGCCGCCCATGTCGTGACCGAGCTCCGTGCCCAGGGCTACGAGGGCGATCTCGTGGTGGTGGGTGAGGAGCCGCACGCGCCGTACGAGAGGCCACCGCTGTCCAAGGGTCTGCTGCTCGGCTCGGCCGAGCCGGACTCGGTGTTCGTCCACCCCCGCGACTGGTACGACGAGCACGGGGTCGACCTGCGCGTCGGGACCACCGCGACCGCGATCGACCGCGAGCGCCGGCGGGTGCGCCTCGGGGGCTCCGAGCTGGCCTACGACCGGCTGGTGCTGGCCACCGGCGCCACCCCGCGCCGCCTGGCGATGGCCGACGCGTCGGGTGCCCCGGTGCACTACCTGCGCACGCTCGACGACGCGCTGCGGCTCCGCGACCGGCTGTCCGGCCGGGTCGCCGTCATCGGCGCCGGCTGGATCGGCCTCGAGGTGGCCTCCGCGGCCCGGCAGGCGGGCGCCGAGGTGACCGTCATCGAGTCCGCGGCGCTGCCGCTGCAGCGGGTGCTCGGCGACGAGCTGGCGACCGTCTTCGCCGACCTGCACCGCGAGCACGGCGTCGACCTGCGCCTGGGCGCCGAGGTGACCGCGATCGAGCACGACGGCGGGCGGGCCGTCGTCCACGTGGCCGGCGCCGAGCCGGTCGTCGCGGACCTGCTGCTGGTCGCGATCGGCGTCACGCCCGGCGACGGCCTGGCCGCGAGCGCGGGACTGGCCACCGACCACGGCGTCCTGGTCGACGCCCGGCTGCGCACCGACGACCCCGACGTCCTCGCGATCGGCGACGTCGCCCTCCACGACCACCCCGTGCTCGGCACCCGGATCCGCGTCGAGCACTGGGACACCGCCATCCAGCACGGCAAGCACGCCGCGCGGGTGCTGCTGGGCGACGACGCGCCCTACACGCGGCTGCCGTACTTCTTCACCGACCAGTACGACCTCGGCATGGAGTACGTCGGCCACGTCGACGCCCCGGGCTACGACGAGCTCGTCGTGCGCGGTGACCTCGCCGCCCGCCAGGCCAGCGTGCTGTGGCTGCGCGGCGACCGGGTCCTGGCCGGCCTGCACCTCAACGACTGGGACGCGATCGATCCGCTGCGCGCCGTCGTCGGCGGGCCGGCGAGCGCCGCGGTCCGGGACCCGTCGGTGCCGCTGGCCGACCTGGCCTAGGGCGTGGCTCAGCTGCCGTAGGGCGACAGCGGCGAGCCGGGGGCCCCGCGGACGGTCATGGCGGTGTCGGCGCCGGGCTGGATGCCGTCGGCGTCCGGGTCGGAGCCGACGCTGATGAAGCCCCCGCCGAGCTGGTCGAGGTCGGAGCGGCCGATGGCGTAGAGGTCCAGCTCGGTACCGCCGGCGCTGGTGAGGTCCACGAAGTCCGGCGTGCTGTCCCCGTCGGTGTTGCGGATCGTGTAGGCGAGCACGCCGGACTCGGGCGAGGTCTCCAGGGCGTCGGCCAGGCCGTTGGCGCCGAAGCTGTTGCCGGCGTCGATGATGCCGTCGCCGTCGGTGTCGAGCTGGTCGATCTGCGCCCGCGGGATGCCGGACTCGAACAGGTCGAGGATGCCGTCGTTCTCGGAGTCGAGGTCGCGGTACGACGGCACGCCGTCACCGAGCACGGGCGTGATGAGGAGGTCGCCGTCGATGTCGTCGTCCTCGAACTTGCCGTTGTTGCTGGTGTCCTCGACCGTGTCGGGGATGCCGTCGTTGTCCGTGTCGACGTCGCAGGCGTCGGCCACCCCGTCACCGTCGGTGTCGGCGGTCGGGCTCTTGTCGTTGACCGCGGTGCAGGCGCCGGCCGGGGCGGACGTCGTGGGGTCGGTCGGCGTGGACGTGGGGTCCGTGGGGGTGGCGGTCGCCGTGGCCGTCGCGGTGGCCGTGGCGGTCGGGGCGGTGGTGGGATCCGTCGGACCGGCCGTGGGCGTGGGGTCCGAGCTGTCGGCGGTGCCCGCCACGCTGGGCGGTCCGGACGCTCCGCAGGTGCCGCCCGCCGCGTCGGCCGAGGGCGCCGACGACACGGCGAACCCGAGCCCGCCCAGGCACAGGGCCGCGAGCACCAGCGCCGCGGTCATGCCGCCACGGCGGCCCCGGGCGAGCAGGACGACGCCCGTCACCACGGCGATGACGCCGACCACGACCAGGATCATCGACGGCCCGCCGGCGTTGGGCAGGGCGGTCGGGCACGGTGCGGCAGTCAGGACGTTCACGAGGAAGAGACGCCGCGCCCTCCCGTTGCTTACGCGAGATGGTGCCGCTCGTGCAGCGCGCGCACCCGCTCGGCGAAGGTGTCGACCGGTCCGTCGACCGGGAGCCCGGGCGCGACCTCGGTGATCCGCAGCGCGGTCACGGGTGAGGCGGGGAGCCCGAGGTCGGCGTACCACTGGACGAGCTGGGGGGTCGACGTCGCGAACACGATCCGGCCCAGCCCGGCCCAGGCGTGGGCGGCCGAGCACATCGCGCAGTGCTCGCCGGAGGTGTAGACGGTGAGCGCGGCGCGCTCGTCCGGGGCGACGTTCGCCGCGGCCCACAGCGCGATCGCCAGCTCGGGGTGGCGGGTGCCGTCGCCGCCGCTGACCCGGTTGTGGTCCTCCATCAGCACGCTGCCGTCGGGCGCGACGAGCACCGAGCCGAACGGCTCGTCGCCCATCGCGACGGCGGCCTCGGCCAGCTCGACGCAACGCTCCAGGTGTCGCAGGTCCTCCGCGGACACGGCCATGACGGGTGCCTCCTCAGGCTTCGGTGATCAGGCTTCGGTGATCAGGCTCGGATGATGCGGCGCTCGATCGCGGCCGCGACGGCGCCGGCCCGGGTATCGACCCCGAGCTTGGTGTAGATGTGCGACAGGTGGGACTTCACCGTCGCCTCGGAGACGAACAGCTCGCGTGCCATCTCCTTGTTGCCCAGTCCGCGCGAGAGGAGCTCGAGCACCTCGACCTCGCGCTCGGTGATGGCCGTCGCCCCCGGCGTCGTACGGCGCACGAGCGTCGCGGCGACCGACGGCGCGAGCACCGTCTCGCCCCGGGCCGTGGCGCGGATGCCGGCGAACAGCTCGTCCGGCGGCGCGTCCTTGAGCAGGTAGCCCCGGGCGCCCGCCTCGAGCGCCCGCAGGATGTCGGACTCGGTGTCGTAGGTCGTCAGCACCAGCACCTCCGGCGGGTCGGGCAGCGCCCGTACCGCGGCGGTCACCTCGGCACCACCGGCCTCGCCGGCTCCCAGGCTCAGGTCCATCAGGACGACGTCCGGCCGCTCGGCCGTGACCACGGCCAGCGCCCGCTCCAGGCCGTCGGCCTCGGCGACGACGGACAGGTCCTCCTGGCCGTCGACCAGCGCCCGCAGCCCCGCCCGGACGACGGGGTGGTCGTCGACCAGCACGATCCGGATCATCGCTTCTTCTCCTCCTCCGGCCGCGGCAGGGGGAAGCGGACCGACACGGTCGTCCCCTCGCCCGGCGCGCTCTCGATGTCGGCCTGCCCACCGAGCGCCTCGGCGCGCTCGCGGATGCCGGCCAGTCCCCGGCCGCGCGTGCCGATCGCCCGTACCTGCGCGGGATCGAAGCCCCGACCGTCGTCGCGCACGTCGAGCACCACCTCGTCGAGGAGGTAGGTCAGCGTGAGCGCGACCCGGCCCGCACCGGCGTGCTCGCGCGCGTTGGCCAGCGCCCCGCGGGCGGTGCGGACGATCGCCGCCGCCACCTCGGCCCGGACCACGACGGGCGCGCCGTCGACCCGCACCTCGACCGGTACGCCGCCCGGGTCGGCCTGCTCCGCCGCGGCGCGCAGCGCGTCCGGCAGGGCCGCCGCGGAGGTCGCGAGGTCGGCGGGGGCGAGGTCGCGCACGACCCGTCGTACCTCGTCGAGGCCGTCGCGCGCGGTCGCGGCCGCGGTCCGGACGTGCTCGCGCGCGGTCGCCGGCTGGGCGTCCCACGCCTGCTCGGCGGCCTGCAGCAGCAGGTTGATGCTGGACAGCCCCTGCCCGACCGAGTCGTGGATCTCGCGCGAGAGCCGGGTCCGCTCGGCCAGCGCGCCGGTGCGGTGCTGCTCCTCGGCCAGCTCGGCCTGCGCCTCGACCAGCTGGTCGAGCAGGTCCTGCCGGGCCCGCGACTCCAGGTCGAGCGCCCGGTAGGCGAGCACGGTGACCAGCCCGACCCCGATCGGCCCGGCCACCTGGACCGGGTCGAAGCCGTCGGTGATCCGCTGCCACGCGGCGGTCAGCAGCACCGTCATCAGCACGACGATCCCCACCGCCCACGGGAACGGCAGCACCCGCAGCACCGCGAACGCCACCGGCACCGCGCACCACGCGAACGACGGCGCGACGGCCGTCAACGCCCCCCACAGCACGACCATCCCGCTCACCCACACGGTCGGCCACCAGGCGCGACCGGCCAGCATCCCGCGCGTGGCATAGGCGAGACCGAGCACGAGAGCACCCGCGAGCACGGCGGCTCCGGTCGCGTGGAAGCCGTGCCGCTCGACGTACCGGGTGGCGGAGGTGATCAGCAGCACCACGAGCACCGCCAGCAGCCACCGGTCGAGCCGGGCGGCGGGCGCGAGGATGCCGTGCACCCCGGCGGGACGCCGGACGGAGAGGGGCAGGGACGGCAAGGTCATGGTGCGCCCACCCTAGGGAGGGAGGGTGGGCGGAGGCATCAACCGATTGGCTATCGAGGGCTAGCCGGCTGCCCGACGTCCGGCCCCCGTCCCGGCCCGCAGAGTTGAGGACATGAAGCGAACCCACCTGATCACCAGCACCCTGCTCGCCGCCACGGCGGTCGGCACCTTCGCCGCTCCGGCGCTCGCCCAGGCCGACCACCGGCCCGGCCCGGCCCGCCCGGCGACGTACCTGCTCACCGGCGACGCGGTGAGCGAGGCCAACCCGGCCGGCTCGAAGTTCGAGGGCATCGGCGCCGACGAGCGGCGCGGCCGCTTCTACGTCAGCGAGGTCACGGGTGGTGAGATCCACCGCGGTGTCGTGGGCACGGCGCAGACCCGCGAGTGGCTCAAGGGCGACGGCACCGACGGCCGGTTCACGGCGCGAGGCATCACCGTCGACGCGAAGGGCCGTGTGTACGTCGCCGGCGGTCCCAACGGCATCGGCACCGGGCGTCCGGACCTGTGGGTGTACGACAAGAAGGGCAAGCTGCTCGCGGCGCTGCGGGCGCCGGGCACGGACGTCTTCCTCAACGACGTCGCGATCGGCCCCGACGGGGCGGCGTACTTCACGAACTCGAACGACGCGCAGATCTTCCGCGTGGCCGAGGGCCGGCGTGGCTGGAAGGCCAAGCTGTGGTCCGACGCCAGCGCCAAGATCAGCCGCGAGGCGGGCTTCAACCTCGGTGGCATCGTGCTCACCAAGAACCGCCGCGCCTTCGTGGTCGCGCAGGGCAACACCGGCAAGCTGTGGCGCTTCAACGCCCGCACCGGCAACGCGACGCTGGTGCGGACCGGCTCGGCCGACCTGGTCAACGCCGACGGCCTGGTGCTGCGCGGCAACCGGCTCACCGTGGTGCGCAACTTCAGCAAGATGATCGCCAAGCTCGAGCTCAGCGACAACGGCCGCGTCGCCTCGCTGGTGCGCCAGAAGGCCACCTCGCCCGACCGGGTGCTGACCACCGCGAAGGTGCTCCAGGGCCGGATCCTGTACGTCGACAGCAAGTTCGACGAGCCGGTCGCCTCGGGTCCGTACCAGGTCATCACGGACCCGACCCGATGAGCAGGCGTCGCGCAGCCGTCGCCGTGCTCCCGCTCGCGCTCCTGGTGAGCGCGTGCGGGGGCGGCGATCCGGCCGGGACGCCGGATGCCTCGCCCGACACCGCGGCCGCCGTCGAGCGGACGCCGTCCGTGACCGCGGAGGCGGAGCCGGTGCCGGACCAGGCGGTGCTCGACCGGCGGCTGCGCGACGCGGCCTGGAAGAACGACGTGGCGCAGGCGCGCCGGCTGGTCCGCCAGGGCGCGGACGTCAACGCCAAGGACGACACCGAGCAGTCGGCGTACCTGGTGGCGACGAGCGAGGGCTACCTCGACCTGCTCCGGCTCACCCTGCGCCACGGCGCCAAGGTGAACGACAAGGACAGCTGGAACGGCACCGGCCTGATCCGCGCCGCCGAGCGCGGCCACGGCCTGGTCGTGGGCGAGCTGCTGCGCGCCGGGATCGACCGGGACCACGTCAACCGGATCGGCTACCAGGCGATCCACGAGGCGATCTGGCTGGGGGAGGACACCGCGTCGTACGCGACGACGGTGC encodes the following:
- a CDS encoding NAD(P)/FAD-dependent oxidoreductase is translated as MNVTVIGAGLAAAHVVTELRAQGYEGDLVVVGEEPHAPYERPPLSKGLLLGSAEPDSVFVHPRDWYDEHGVDLRVGTTATAIDRERRRVRLGGSELAYDRLVLATGATPRRLAMADASGAPVHYLRTLDDALRLRDRLSGRVAVIGAGWIGLEVASAARQAGAEVTVIESAALPLQRVLGDELATVFADLHREHGVDLRLGAEVTAIEHDGGRAVVHVAGAEPVVADLLLVAIGVTPGDGLAASAGLATDHGVLVDARLRTDDPDVLAIGDVALHDHPVLGTRIRVEHWDTAIQHGKHAARVLLGDDAPYTRLPYFFTDQYDLGMEYVGHVDAPGYDELVVRGDLAARQASVLWLRGDRVLAGLHLNDWDAIDPLRAVVGGPASAAVRDPSVPLADLA
- a CDS encoding thrombospondin type 3 repeat-containing protein, translating into MNVLTAAPCPTALPNAGGPSMILVVVGVIAVVTGVVLLARGRRGGMTAALVLAALCLGGLGFAVSSAPSADAAGGTCGASGPPSVAGTADSSDPTPTAGPTDPTTAPTATATATATATATPTDPTSTPTDPTTSAPAGACTAVNDKSPTADTDGDGVADACDVDTDNDGIPDTVEDTSNNGKFEDDDIDGDLLITPVLGDGVPSYRDLDSENDGILDLFESGIPRAQIDQLDTDGDGIIDAGNSFGANGLADALETSPESGVLAYTIRNTDGDSTPDFVDLTSAGGTELDLYAIGRSDLDQLGGGFISVGSDPDADGIQPGADTAMTVRGAPGSPLSPYGS
- a CDS encoding nucleoside deaminase; the encoded protein is MAVSAEDLRHLERCVELAEAAVAMGDEPFGSVLVAPDGSVLMEDHNRVSGGDGTRHPELAIALWAAANVAPDERAALTVYTSGEHCAMCSAAHAWAGLGRIVFATSTPQLVQWYADLGLPASPVTALRITEVAPGLPVDGPVDTFAERVRALHERHHLA
- a CDS encoding response regulator codes for the protein MIRIVLVDDHPVVRAGLRALVDGQEDLSVVAEADGLERALAVVTAERPDVVLMDLSLGAGEAGGAEVTAAVRALPDPPEVLVLTTYDTESDILRALEAGARGYLLKDAPPDELFAGIRATARGETVLAPSVAATLVRRTTPGATAITEREVEVLELLSRGLGNKEMARELFVSEATVKSHLSHIYTKLGVDTRAGAVAAAIERRIIRA
- a CDS encoding sensor histidine kinase, giving the protein MTLPSLPLSVRRPAGVHGILAPAARLDRWLLAVLVVLLITSATRYVERHGFHATGAAVLAGALVLGLAYATRGMLAGRAWWPTVWVSGMVVLWGALTAVAPSFAWCAVPVAFAVLRVLPFPWAVGIVVLMTVLLTAAWQRITDGFDPVQVAGPIGVGLVTVLAYRALDLESRARQDLLDQLVEAQAELAEEQHRTGALAERTRLSREIHDSVGQGLSSINLLLQAAEQAWDAQPATAREHVRTAAATARDGLDEVRRVVRDLAPADLATSAAALPDALRAAAEQADPGGVPVEVRVDGAPVVVRAEVAAAIVRTARGALANAREHAGAGRVALTLTYLLDEVVLDVRDDGRGFDPAQVRAIGTRGRGLAGIRERAEALGGQADIESAPGEGTTVSVRFPLPRPEEEKKR
- a CDS encoding SMP-30/gluconolactonase/LRE family protein encodes the protein MKRTHLITSTLLAATAVGTFAAPALAQADHRPGPARPATYLLTGDAVSEANPAGSKFEGIGADERRGRFYVSEVTGGEIHRGVVGTAQTREWLKGDGTDGRFTARGITVDAKGRVYVAGGPNGIGTGRPDLWVYDKKGKLLAALRAPGTDVFLNDVAIGPDGAAYFTNSNDAQIFRVAEGRRGWKAKLWSDASAKISREAGFNLGGIVLTKNRRAFVVAQGNTGKLWRFNARTGNATLVRTGSADLVNADGLVLRGNRLTVVRNFSKMIAKLELSDNGRVASLVRQKATSPDRVLTTAKVLQGRILYVDSKFDEPVASGPYQVITDPTR